TATACTTTTCATCGGCCTTTTCAGTGGTATGAATACCCTCTATACCTCGGTGATCTCAATGTCAGGAACAGTGATTTGGATGTTATTCGGAACTCTCTCCGAAAAGACCAAATATACCCTCGGAGGGGTGACTCTTGGGCTTAGTTACACGGGAATCACTTTGGGGCTCTTTGCCTCAGACACTAACCTTGTGAGCGAACTACTCGTCTTACTACCAATGTCTATCGTGTGGCTTCTCAATGTGTTGGAAATATGGAAATACATATACAAAAACAAAGCTAAAAACGTTTAGTATTATGGACAAATACCGAAACCCACACAAAGAAAGTACACAGAGACACAGACTCTGTATCAATGAGGTAGGGAACTATGGTGAAATGCCATGGTATGATCAACGCAAGCTGTACCGCATTCTCTTTTTCAACGACACTAAGGAAGGATGGAGGTTTGACATCGTGATCCTCACTTTGGTTCTATTGAGTGTCACAGCAGTCTTTATCCATACGATCACCAAGATAGGCACTACCCTTCATCGTTTCCTTTCCATCTTTGAATGGATATGTACCATCCTATTCACGATTGAGTATTGTGTACGTATTTATGCAAGTCTGGAAAAGAGGAAATACATTTTCTCATTCTTTGGTCTCGTAGATCTATTTGCTGTACTACCCAGCTACATAGCCATAGCATTCAGTGGAGCACACTATATGCTCATCCTGCGTAGTGTACGCTTGTTGAGAGTTTTCAAGGTATTACAGATGGGAGCCTTTGTCCGGCAAGGCAAGTTTTTCTCCAAAGCCATTCGGCACAGTTATGAGAAGATCAGCGTCTTCATGCTTTGGATTGCTGTACTTGTATCCCTCCTTGGCACCCTCATGTACATCATCGAAAGCCCGGTTAATCCCAATTACAGTAGCATTCCCAGATCCATATACTGGGCAATGATCACACTCACGACCGTAGGCTATGGGGACATCACACCGATCACACCCTTAGGACAGTTTGTATCTACTGTTGTGATGCTTCTTGGTTACTCCATCATCGCTGTACCGACAGGTATCATCAGTGCCGAAGTGGTCAAGGAGTCTGTCCATGGCAAGACGCACAAAGATCTTTCAGAGCTCGAACCACATGCTTCGGTCTTCTGTCACCACTGTGGACATGAGAGCAATCAACCTCAAGACAATTACTGTGCCATCTGTGGGACACAGTTGATCAAACCCGAGTAGCCCTCATCATCAGAAAGCCATGACTGTACTTATCATCATTCTTGCAATCGGGTTGGTATGGCTACTGTTATCTTCATGGATGAGTAAAAAGGAAGATAAAATAGAACTGCTCCCTATTAACTCCACACAGGTCTCTCAACCTGAGAATCCCTTTTTCCCCCCTAAAGCTCCAAGAGAAGCAAAGATTGAGTTTACTGTGCTTGACATTCAGACCAATGGGCTTATCACCCAAAAAGGGGATATCCCTGATGCGATACAAATCTCATGGTTGCACCTATCGAAGGACTTTCAAGTGATCTCTCACAAAACTCTTCTCATTCGCCAAGAATATCCGGGGAACCCCTCTGCACGTAAAGTTCACAAGATTGACACCCAACAGATCATAGAATATGGGAAAGATGAGTCCGAAGTGAGCAAAATACTTCTTGACAGCATATCAGACACCTCTGTGTTGGTCTTTCATAATGCAGAATTTGATATTCAGGTCCTTTATCGGATGCTGGGACGTCACTATTCAGAAGAAGCTCTCGATACATTGAAGCGAAAAAAGACGATCTGCACCATGCGCTTCGAAGAACACCTTTACGACCAAGAGTTCCGATATTCAAAACTCACTCACCTTGCTCACCGTCTCTCAGACATCCCCTTACCCACCCTGTCAGACCATCCTGTAACCTCTTGGAGAAATGTATGTCTCACTCGCCTCTGTCTGAAAAGGCTCTGCGAACTACACCAAATTTCACATTCATTGCTTCAAACTCTCCTCACGGATTTCGATGTATATCTATCATCACCTTCAGGTTTTCCGCAAGAAGACTGCAAAGCATGAAAATAAACTCTAAACAAGCAAGCGTTTATCATGTGACATATTTGAGAAATTGTCGGCAATCAAACTTTACTCGATAGGACTTACATTTTTCACTCACCACACGGTAAGGATAATACGAGATAACCGAAAAGAAGTATCTTTGTATAGTAAACAAGAGCACTGACAATACGTAATGACACCGAGATATTCCTTTATCATACCACTTTACAACAGACCCGACGAAATCAAAGAATTGTTGGAATCTATTTGTTGTCTTTCAGGCGATATCGATTTTGAGGTTATTGTTGTGGAAGATGGTTCGAAAGTCTCGTCGAAAGAGATAGTGGAGAGTTTTCGGGATCGTATAGAAGTCAGCTACGTGTATCAAGAGAACACGGGACCGGGAGGAGCTCGCAATAAGGGGGCATCTCTGGCTCAAGGAGAGACCCTCATCATCTTGGACTCAGATACGGTGTTACCCACCGAGTATCTCGAAAAGGTAGAACAATCCCGAAGAGAACGCCCTGTCCCTCTTTGGGGAGGTCCGGATCGTGCCAGTGAAGACTTCACTGTCATCCAGAGAGCCATTGATTATAGCATGACTTCCTTTTTCACCACGGGGGGTATCCGAGGCGGAAAGAAGAGACTCGACAAATTCTACCCAAGAAGCTTCAATATGGGGATCGATTGCGAAGTCTATCGATCGGTAGGAGGCTTCAGAGCCATGCGCTTTGGAGAGGATTTGGATCTCAGTATGCGTATCCTTGAAGCGGGATATAGATCTGAGTGTTATGAAGAAGCTTGGCTCTATCACAAGCGTAGAGTCTCATATCGACAGTTTTTCCGACAGGTCTACAATAGTGGGATCGCTCGTATCACTCTCAACAAACTTCATCCGGGGACACTCAAGCTCGTGCATTGGTTGCCGGCACTGTTTGTCCTTGGTCATCTCGTGCTCATTCTTTTGGCTCTTATTCACAACCCTTATTGGCTGATCTTCCCACTCATATATGCACTGTTGATCACCTGCGATCTATTTATCCGTACAGGATGGATGGATCTTGCGGTGCACGGTGTGATTGCTTCTTACGTTCAACTCTTTGGGTATGGATTGGGTTTTTTACACTCGTTCCGTAAGCAAATCCTGATGAGGCAAGGCAACTTCACCAAGTTTGACAAGAATTTCTATGACTAATTTCCAAACAATGAATACACAAGAAGAGATACAAAAAAAGTGGTGGCAACATCGTGTCACACAGACAATAGCAATCGTTATTGCATTTATAGTCATTTCGTTGGCATACTTCTATCCGGCAGTTTTTGAGGGGCGCAAACTCTTTCAGATGGATGGAGCCGGAGCTGCAGGTGTGGCACGTGATGTCGTGGAGGTAAGAGAGAAAACCGGACACTCCCCCCTTTGGACAGGTAGTCAGTTTGGAGGTATGCCGATGTATCAGATCTCTCCCACCTATCCATCGTCAGGTGTTATCAAGGGCATACAAGGCGTCTATCAACTCAAAGTCCCCTTCAATATCCTACCCGGTGAGACTTATCTGATGTTTTTGATGCTCATAGGCTTTTATATCCTTATGAGGGCTTGCCGTGTGCGTCCTCTTCTCTCGGTTTTAGGAGCAATCATGTGGGCCTTCTCCTCTTACTTTATCATCCTGATTGATGCAGGACATATATGGAAGCTGCTTACCCTATCATACATACCACCGACACTCGCAGGTCTTGTACTGGCTTTCCATCATCGCCGATATCTATTCGGTTTTGGGGTAACGGCTCTATTTACCGCACTTCAGATCTACTCGAACCACATACAGATGAGCTACTATTTCGCATTCCTTATGTTTGCGATGGTCATTGCATGGGGTATTGAGGCCTATCGAAACAAAGATTGGAAACACTTCACAAAAGCCTTTACTTCGGTTGTATTGGCAGGTATAGTAGGTGTTGCAATCAACTCGACTAACCTGTACCATACATATAAGTATTCCAAGGAGACGATGCGTGGTGGCAGCGAGCTTACCCTCAACAACTCGTCACAAACGAAGGCACCGGCAAAAAGCAACGGATTAGACAAAGAGTACATCACTCAGTGGAGCTACGGCATTGATGAAATGCTGACGTTCTTGATCCCTGATGCAAAGGGTGGTTTTTCGTCACACATCGGGGTGGAAACTGCATCTATCGGTGCCACAGTACAACATCCACAAGCTTTGCAGTTCATCGCCCAGCAAAACAGATACTGGGGCGA
This is a stretch of genomic DNA from Porphyromonas cangingivalis. It encodes these proteins:
- a CDS encoding ion transporter encodes the protein MDKYRNPHKESTQRHRLCINEVGNYGEMPWYDQRKLYRILFFNDTKEGWRFDIVILTLVLLSVTAVFIHTITKIGTTLHRFLSIFEWICTILFTIEYCVRIYASLEKRKYIFSFFGLVDLFAVLPSYIAIAFSGAHYMLILRSVRLLRVFKVLQMGAFVRQGKFFSKAIRHSYEKISVFMLWIAVLVSLLGTLMYIIESPVNPNYSSIPRSIYWAMITLTTVGYGDITPITPLGQFVSTVVMLLGYSIIAVPTGIISAEVVKESVHGKTHKDLSELEPHASVFCHHCGHESNQPQDNYCAICGTQLIKPE
- a CDS encoding 3'-5' exonuclease, yielding MTVLIIILAIGLVWLLLSSWMSKKEDKIELLPINSTQVSQPENPFFPPKAPREAKIEFTVLDIQTNGLITQKGDIPDAIQISWLHLSKDFQVISHKTLLIRQEYPGNPSARKVHKIDTQQIIEYGKDESEVSKILLDSISDTSVLVFHNAEFDIQVLYRMLGRHYSEEALDTLKRKKTICTMRFEEHLYDQEFRYSKLTHLAHRLSDIPLPTLSDHPVTSWRNVCLTRLCLKRLCELHQISHSLLQTLLTDFDVYLSSPSGFPQEDCKA
- a CDS encoding glycosyltransferase encodes the protein MTPRYSFIIPLYNRPDEIKELLESICCLSGDIDFEVIVVEDGSKVSSKEIVESFRDRIEVSYVYQENTGPGGARNKGASLAQGETLIILDSDTVLPTEYLEKVEQSRRERPVPLWGGPDRASEDFTVIQRAIDYSMTSFFTTGGIRGGKKRLDKFYPRSFNMGIDCEVYRSVGGFRAMRFGEDLDLSMRILEAGYRSECYEEAWLYHKRRVSYRQFFRQVYNSGIARITLNKLHPGTLKLVHWLPALFVLGHLVLILLALIHNPYWLIFPLIYALLITCDLFIRTGWMDLAVHGVIASYVQLFGYGLGFLHSFRKQILMRQGNFTKFDKNFYD